In one Rhopalosiphum padi isolate XX-2018 chromosome 3, ASM2088224v1, whole genome shotgun sequence genomic region, the following are encoded:
- the LOC132924306 gene encoding acidic fibroblast growth factor intracellular-binding protein, protein MNAPSPEVDVFISNYTIVDPDVYHLWVNGYSASEAVSILKQYGILEEMGTTLDLVASDILDHYRTYSLLEKIIHYPTKLDQQLAFQIEPQTKHILVEKYYEIDDIVIREFLGKKLSSKHRKDLDEVSEKTSIAIKSCRRQFDNVKRVFKAVEELQGSVIQNISSIFLLSEDLAKKYGVIVFIACMRFETSKRKLQMLTFPDFYEPTLCIMNKWTYPKSSPEFGDTDLDREFLLELREVRVLLDKEKDHKHIVCQKLKPEFLEKTYNSLEVNFRLLSRAIIGIAYNLHHNRDLRGFFLEVVERIIDPWRLLGWNKTDVMSFLKVYINCAIELDIFQDAEVKKAWERYMDVITTSVKQLY, encoded by the exons ATGAACGCACCGAGTCCGGAAGTAGACGTATTTATTAGCAACTACACGATCGTCGATCCAGACGTATATCATCTATGGGTGAATGGATATTCTG CATCGGAAGCAGTGTCCATTCTGAAACAGTATGGTATTCTAGAAGAAATGGGCACTACACTCGACTTGGTTGCATCCGACATATTGGACCATTATAGAACTTATAGTCTGctggaaaaaataatacattatccaACAAAGTTAGATCAACAGCTGGCATTTCAAATTGAGCCACAAACAAAACACATATTAGtagaaaa atattatgaaATAGATGATATAGTTATTCGAGAATttcttggaaaaaaattatcatcTAAACATCGTAAAGATTTAGATGAAGTTAGTGAAAAGACAAGCATCGCTATAAAATCTTGCag ACGTCAATTTGATAATGTCAAAAGAGTATTCAAGGCTGTTGAAGAACTTCAAGGTTCTGTTATCCAAAACATTTCCAGCATATTTCTACTGTCAGAAGATTTGGCaaa GAAGTATGGAGTAATTGTTTTCATAGCTTGTATGCGTTTTGAAACGTCGAAACGTAAATTACAAATGTTAACATTTCCTGACTTTTATGAACCAACTCTTTGTATTATGAACAAGTGGACTTATCCTAAAAGTAGTCCAGAATTTGGAGACACTGACTTGGATCGAGAATTTCTGCTCGAATTAAGAGAAGTTAGAGTATTATTGGATAAAGAAAAGGATCAcaaaca tattgtatGTCAAAAATTAAAGCCAGAGTTTCTAGAAAAAACGTATAATAGTTTGGAAGTTAATTTTCGTTTGTTGAGTAGAGCAATAATAGGAATAGCCTATAATCTTCATCACAATAGAGACTTAAG aGGGTTCTTCCTTGAAGTAGTAGAACGAATTATTGATCCGTGGAGATTACTTGGTTGGAACAAAACAGATGTAATGAGTTTCCTTAAAGTATACATTAACTGTGCCATAGAATTAGATATATTCCA
- the LOC132924307 gene encoding E3 ubiquitin-protein ligase rnf8-B-like, translating into MSSAGVCMFYLRGACRFGNKCWNSHDVTGCRTREFQALAAAATATYYEERYPQTTPSTSATDISTQKVQPDISTQKVQPQGLQLLLEASMKPKLKQPDESDVELEKAANELSVAMKSGDGKSVKESASKLHTLHQQKMKDNENNHSAWSDFIQCAIDSDLQCNICFELFIKPTVLNCSHTFCETCIHVWTNRSRKCPICRVQIRSKSYCLTLDSFIEKIVEHLPKEFKYKRSLALKERSKIKIDKPRVNHRLQTRDLATLISFEEIMEADTPLQYITVDQHEDISPDVIIEESEMFRMNLHDTVVSTGGINPLMSYIVVPDEQHSNRPITRPNNSSIRH; encoded by the exons ATGTCTTCTGCAGGAGTCTGCATGTTTTACTTGCGCGGTGCTTGCCGGTTCGGCAACAAGTGTTGGAACTCACACGACGTGACGGGTTGTCGAACGCGCGAGTTTCAAGCTCTTGCGGCAGCtgcaa CGGCAACTTATTACGAAGAACGTTATCCACAAACTACTCCAAGTACTAGTGCTACCGACATATCTACGCAGAAAGTGCAACCAGACATATCTACGCAAAAAGTACAACCACAAGGGCTTCAGCTTCTTCTTGAAGCATCAATGAA accAAAATTAAAACAGCCTGACGAGTCTGACGTGGAATTGGAAAAGGCGGCTAATGAATTGTCTGTGGCAATGAAATCAGGGGATGGCAAAAGCGTAAAAGAGAGTGCAAGTAAATTACATACACTTCATCAACAAAAAATGAAAGACAATGAAAATAATCATTCAGCGTGGAGTGATTTTATACAGTGTGCCATTGACAGTGATCTACAGtgcaatatttgttttgaaCTCTTTAttaag ccGACAGTGCTTAACTGCTCACACACTTTTTGTGAAACATGTATACATGTTTGGACAAACCGATCAAGAAAATGTCCAATTTGTCGTGTGCAAATTAGATCAAAATCATATTGTTTGACTTTGGATAGCTTCATTGAGAAGATTGTTGAACATTTGCCAAAGGAATTTAAATACAAGCGCAGTTTAGCATTAAAAGAGCGCAGCAagataaaaa tcGATAAACCTCGAGTGAATCATAGATTACAAACTAGAGATCTTGCCACATTAATaagttttgaagaaataatggagGCTGACACGCCTCTACAATACATCACGGTGGACCAACATGAAGATATCAGTCCAGATGTTATCATCGAAGAATCAGAAATGTTCAGAATGAATTTACACGATACAGTTGTAAGCACCGGAGGTATAAACCCTCTAATGAGTTATATTGTTGTTCCCGATGAACAACACTCAAATAGACCTATAACTCGGCCCAATAACTCTTCCATTCGTCACTAA